From the Hordeum vulgare subsp. vulgare chromosome 1H, MorexV3_pseudomolecules_assembly, whole genome shotgun sequence genome, the window GAGAAGCACAAGCCAATGTACATTTCTGGAACCAAAACATTTGGCTTCCGCTCCGAGTGTCTGCGAGACTACGGCAAGTTCATGAGAAAAGATGCCCTTGAACAATCGGCGAATCTAATGGATGACTGTTTCACCATCCGGCGTGACATCATGATCTGTGACACCGAGGATGTCGGTGGCAACAAGGTGCTCCTGTCTGAAGTAGACCAAGATTTAAACAATCTCCTTGAGACTAAGGTGGGTGCTGATGTGACATTCGAGGTCAGCGGAGAGATGTTCTCTGCGCACCGATGTGTGCTTGCAGCCCGATCTGAAGTCTTCATGGCACAATTCTTTGGCCCCATGAAGGAGGGCAGTACTAAATCCACTGTTGTACAGATCGAAGACATGGAAGCAAAAGTGTTCAGGGCTTTGCTTAGCTTCATCTACACGGACTCAATCCCTGTATTGGAGGAGGAGGTCATGGAGGAGGACCAACCAGAAACTGTGGAAGGACAAGAAGAGGAAGCAGCAGAGGATGTGCAATGGCTGCAAGACTTAGTTGTAGCCGCAGACAGATATGATCTCCAACGGCTCAAGTTTATCTGTGAAAAGCAATTGTCCCAGTCCCAGTGCACAGCTGTGAGCTCGGTGGCGTCCACTCTTGCTCTTGCTGAGCAGCGCCACTGCCGTGCATTGAAGGAGGCGTGCTTGAAGTTTATCCAAGTCCAATCTCCCTTGTGTTTGCAAAAAGTAATGGCGTCTGTTGGCTGGGAGCCTTTAATTACGACCTATCCCTCTGTTTTGAACGAGCTCATCGCCAAACTTGCTTCAAACTAAAAGCAACAGCCTATGTAAT encodes:
- the LOC123418541 gene encoding BTB/POZ and MATH domain-containing protein 1-like yields the protein MSSTFAGVSVLAGGELCPSTQSSVFTSTNCGYHLLVVQDYSRTKRATPTGVSISSRPFMVGRHEWCIDYYPNCHNKGCDDFISLYVNLLDDDGGVGDAEEPVKAKFDFSFIDEAEKHKPMYISGTKTFGFRSECLRDYGKFMRKDALEQSANLMDDCFTIRRDIMICDTEDVGGNKVLLSEVDQDLNNLLETKVGADVTFEVSGEMFSAHRCVLAARSEVFMAQFFGPMKEGSTKSTVVQIEDMEAKVFRALLSFIYTDSIPVLEEEVMEEDQPETVEGQEEEAAEDVQWLQDLVVAADRYDLQRLKFICEKQLSQSQCTAVSSVASTLALAEQRHCRALKEACLKFIQVQSPLCLQKVMASVGWEPLITTYPSVLNELIAKLASN